The stretch of DNA CTCCCATTTTTGTCAGCGTACTACTTTATGAGGAGTAAATGGATCTTTGGAGATGCCTTCTGCAAGATCACAAGATTCTGCTTCAACCTGAATTTATATGGCAGCATTGGTTTCCTCACCTGTATAAGTGTGTACAGGTACCTGGTAATTGTCCATCCAATAAGGGTGATGGGAAGAATAACTGTCACCCACTCTGTGGTGATCTCAGTCATGGTTTGGTTGCTGGTGAGCGTTCAAAGTCTCCCAGACATGTTCTTCaccaaaaaatttaaaaatggaacTGGAAAATGCTACCATACCACCTCTAGTGAGTATATTGAGGATTACCTGAAATACAGTGTTGGCTGGACACTCACTGGGTTTGTTGTCCCATTCTGCATCTTACTTGGCTGCTATGGACATGTGACTCTTGTCCTCTGCCGAAAAAAAACCATCAACAAAGCGGTGAAAGAACGAAGCTTAAAGTTGTTGTTCATCTTGATTCTTCTCTTCTCGGTTTGTTACATCCCCTATCATATTTTCAAGAACCTCAGCCTTTATTCAagagttctgaaaaaaaataacgGGACACATCCAAAATGGGACGACAGAGTCTTCAGTGCTCATCAGATAAGTCGTGGTCTTGTGTGTCTGAATAGTGTGTTGAACCCCCTGGTTTACCTTCATGTGAAAGATATTCCTGCTCAGCTCAGACAGCTTCTCCGGGGATGTCGTCAGATGTTTTATTTTCGGACTGTATCTCAAACAGAGTCTACAGAAGTTTAACAAGATTTTGACATGAATTAttaactttaacatttttaattacagcTGGATGTaagaactgctttttttttattactttctcTTTCTGgataatatttttgtcataaagGGCTACATACATACTTTTATTCCTATGTTTGTCATAATGCCGTTGCCACATGTTGAAATTGTTCTAAATAACCACTGCATTCAGATAAACCAGCTCCATGTGTCTTTGTTGTAACTGTAATTGCACTGTGCATGATTTCATTGGCTTTGATGGAATCAACATCTATAACTAGTTGATgatattttatttctgaaatGTTGCTGAGATTCAAACTTGTCCGATATTTTGAGTAGATGCAACTAtcatgtgaatttgaacatccacGGTGACATCACTCTTAAGGTATCGCTTTCGCAAGATTTCAAGGaagttttttttcatttttcctctttattttcaCCAGATTGTGTCAGCACCTTCTGTTGTAATAACACAGTGACACAGACTTCCAGTTTATACCTAGTAATCATAATTCTTGTCAACTTTGATATTCCTGTCCTGTGGCTCTGCGGAAGAGTTTTGGATTTACGGTCGTCCAAATTTCCCATTGTGATGTCTGTCTAGTTTCCTCTGATGCAAATTTGTTGCccattataaataaacttttaaatatttacCAGTTGTTATGTCCTGGATTTGGGTCCACTGGTCTTGTGAAACATAACAAAGGGATTTAAATAGTTGTTTAAGAAAAAGAACCCAGGGCACTACAGGTCAGTCCCATAGGTACATGAAGTAACTGATTTTTGATATGCTGTTGTGAATACTTCCTAAGTGTTGCTGAATACAGTataatttacagttttaaaagtATCAGTCCATTTACATTGTTTTAGTATATAAAGATTGTCCCAGGAATTGTTTTAGGGGTACCCAGAATTACGTCAGTTGAGTCAATTAAAGTCTGCACAAAAAAAGATCATATACTGTAGTTTTTGAGAAGCACTGTACTTAGCGAAAGGAAATCATCTTACCATAAAAATCTCATTCC from Archocentrus centrarchus isolate MPI-CPG fArcCen1 chromosome 7, fArcCen1, whole genome shotgun sequence encodes:
- the LOC115783528 gene encoding P2Y purinoceptor 1-like, which translates into the protein MTTTTRTRSYENITLPRFYIFVFILGLGASGWVLKSLLQKWKKVGHINVFLLNLGLANFLFLPTLPFLSAYYFMRSKWIFGDAFCKITRFCFNLNLYGSIGFLTCISVYRYLVIVHPIRVMGRITVTHSVVISVMVWLLVSVQSLPDMFFTKKFKNGTGKCYHTTSSEYIEDYLKYSVGWTLTGFVVPFCILLGCYGHVTLVLCRKKTINKAVKERSLKLLFILILLFSVCYIPYHIFKNLSLYSRVLKKNNGTHPKWDDRVFSAHQISRGLVCLNSVLNPLVYLHVKDIPAQLRQLLRGCRQMFYFRTVSQTESTEV